The genomic region TCTTCTCCCCCCTCACACAGGCTGGGGGGCCGCAGGGCCTCACCCCAAATGGCATCCAGGCCGGGGCTGAGCCCCTGGAGCCCCgtggtgctgggcaggggctgtggggcgAAGGCAGAAGACCcgaggggagcagcagcactgacctCGGAACCCTGGGCTCCCAGAGAGGTGGGTGCAGCCTTGGCcgcttcctgctgctcccccctGCAGGCAAGGCTGGcctggggggctctgagggtgcgagggggggcaggggctgccacCACTCACAAGGGACCAAGTTTGGCTCCAGCACCCAGGGGTGGGTcatctgtagctgcaggaagcCCCGAGTGTCCCCTCTAAGCACCCCTTGGTCCCCAAGTGTGGTGGCTTTACCCCTGCAGGAcacagcccctctgctgcctgTTCCTCACAGTGGTACTAAATTGTCCAAATTTGGAGAGTGTTCTGCTGgcctctccagcagctgggcagggataGAGGATTCCCAGCTCCCCCTCTATCCAGCTCCTGCCAGTGGTCCTGTGGCTCCACTGGTGACTTTGGATGTGGTGGTGCCAAGGGTGAGCTCTCCCCAGGAGGGTGGGAGGTGAAAACTGGGCCCTGTGCCCCTGgaggtcttggggacaccgTGTTACTGTGGTGCCACCCACCACTGCTGCCAGTGTCTGGGGGGCACCATCTGtgctgtggggaggggacaAGGAGCCTCCTGCCACCCTCTGTGCTGTCCCCAGATGCATTTGGAGCTTGCTGCTCCAGGGTGGCATTGCAGGGGTGGTGTCATCACCTTGCCTGGGCACAGCCACCTGTCTCACCCTTCCCGTGTTACTGTTCCCACAAACTGGGCTGCTTGACCTTGGGAGTGAAGTTGTACCGAGGCTGAtctggccaggctgggctgtccctgggtgCTGCACTCAGGGGGTGGCAGCgagtccctgcctgtgccccgcTCACAGCACCGACTGCCCAGGGCCTtccaggctggtttggggcCGAGGGTGGGCGGGGAGGCAGCTTTACCAGCGGGGGGTCCTGCCTGGTGCTGGgtgtcctgcctgtgctgggtgaCACAAGGTGACCCATGTGCACCACTGCACCTGCCACATCAGTGGGCTGGAGGTCACCCACTGCCACCACCACTGCTGGGGGGGCCACGGTGGCCCGTGTCCCTGGGGACAGCCCCAGTGCCACAGGACtgtggggctgctgggctgggctgggctgggggcagccgTGGTGTGGGCAGCGTGTGGCACTCCATGGGAGCCATTACCTGCTGCCAGTGCAGGgtgggctgtgccagctccgGGTCTCCTTGGGGGGCTCgaggctgtgcccagcctgccccGCCACCCGTGTGCCCATCTCTGTGCCCCCAGATCCCCGGGCCACCGCGGGGGAGCAGGACCTCGGGAACACCGCCGAGCTCAGCCCGGAGCTGGAGGCCCACGTGGCCAGCGCGGTGCAGGccctgcaggaggagctgcgGCGGGTGCGGGAGCGGCTGAGCCGGCTGGAGACGCTCACCTGGGCACAGGTACCCGCCGGGGGGGCCGGGACACCACCCCGGGCCGGCAGGGCTCGGCTGGCCCGGGTGGCCCAGAGGGCGGGGACACCCCGGGGTGTGGTGGCACCTCCCGGCAGGGCCGAGGCTGATCTACCCCACggtgcaggcagggagctgctgctccttcatTCCCACCGGCCCTCCCtccattcctgctgctccccatcATTCCCACCGCTTCCCAtcattcccactgtccccatcATTCCCACTTCCCTCATCATTCCCATTTCCCCCATCAGTCCTATTGCCCCTGTTATTCCCACTGGCTCCCCATTTCTGTAGCCCTCATCGTTCCCATTGCCCCCCTCATTCCCATTGTCCCtggggtcctggctcagctgtGCCATTGGATCCCTCACAGAAGCCCCACATGGGATCCCttcagccccttccctccctgtcccGGGGtgcaggcactggaaggggggTGCCAGCCCCACCCGCCCCCCAACCCTGTCCTGTCTTGCAGGGGGACACGGCTGGGACAGACCCCGACCCGGCACTTGCTCCGCAGGTGAGTTGGGGGTGAGGCAGCACTGTGGGGTGGCCCTGCTGTCTCACCACCCACCCCATGGCCCCCAGGGGCCTGGAGACACAGCGGGGGGCAGCTGACATCCCTAGGGACATGTCCCCAGCCTCCAGACACCAGGGACGGTGCTGATGATCTCCAGAGGAGGGATGTGAAGGACCACCAAGCAGTGGAGGGCTGGGGCGGGGGGGTTTGGTGACCTCTGTCCCCCCCCACGCCCCCCTTTCTGTCCCTCGCCAGGTGACGTCCCCATGGCCCCTGACGGTGTCGCCCCGCACGCTGCTCTTCCTCGCCACCTGGCCCTTCCTCACCCAGTGGCTGCTGCGCCGCTGGCAGGGCAGGAACAGGTGACCAAGAGGTgcccgccacggccccgctgcCACCCCATCCTACCCCATCCATCCCGCTTGGCACCAGCCGGGGGAGCTCCGCGGACCCATCGCATCACCAGCCAcgggggctccgcgggcggGACCCACCCCGGGCGGGGGAGCCCCCGAGAGCCACCAGCGCCACCACTGTCACTCAGGGCCAGCCCcgaggggagcggggccgggatcGCTTGGGATCCACCCGGGATCTGGGGGATCCCATCCACGCACAGCCGGACCAGCCGCCCGGACACgggggggtgctggggcaccATCCGAGCCTGCCTCGATTAAAGTTGCCTTTTCGGTGCAGCCCCGCTGCCTGTGCCCTGTGGGGGAGGGGATGGGGCCCCGCGGCCTGGCCTGGCCACACACTGTCCCCAAACGGTCACACACTGTCCCCAAATGGTCACACACTGTCCCCAAATGGTCACCCTCTCTAGCCGGGCCACCTGCCCTGGCCAGgccaccccactgtccccagctgGCCACCCACCATCCCCTCCATGTCAGAGGCCCCGGTGGCAGCTGCCCTGGTCTGTCCCCAGTCTCCAACCTCCCCCCAGGCCGGGTCCCATCCCCAGGCGAGGGGGGTGGCGGTGCCCCCGCGGGGGCCCTCCGGTGCCACCAGGCCCCTGCCAGCGCCACCCCTGGGCCggggggctgggcagggcaggtgaCACAGCGGgtgacacagacacacagacaccacCACCGTGTGTCCCACAGCGGGCCCTCCTGTCCCCCTGTtctcccccgcccccccaagGCCGTGGGGCCCCCcgagcccagccccgcccccggACGTGGGGCCCAAGGGGGACATCGCCAGTGGGGGTGGCAGGACcgggactggggccagggccAGGACTGGGCCAGGGACTGGGACGAGGCCCCGCTCCACCTTattccccccccgcccccccggcTTTGGGAGCGCAGCCCCGCGCCggccctgggaaaaaaaaaaaaaaaagggacgCGGCGCCTTTAAGAAGGGACTTCTTTCCGCTGAGGTTTGTTTACATCTCCCTCCGCCGGCTGCAGCGATCGTCGCACCCATCGCAGCCCCCGGATCCTTCCGCCCGCCCCCTCCCCGTCCCAGCCCGGCACCCCCCGGGCCCACCGGGCACCCCCCGCACCTCCCCGGAACCCCCCGGGCCCAGGGGCGATGTGCCGGGGCGGACGGTCCCGGAGCCGCAGCACCGCCCGCGGGCCCCTCCGCCCGTTGCGGGGACTCCTTTCGGGGCGGTCCCACTGCCGGgccggcggggggggggggcgcgcgcCTGAAGGTCgcggggccgcgcacggggAAGCGCCCCCCTCCTCGCGCGCGTGGTACGGCCCGGTCCCACCTCCCCGCTCGCGATTGGCTGCGCCGCGCGTGAGTGACGCCCGCCTGCGCCAATCCCCGGCCAATCCCGAGAGGGGGGCGTGCCCCggcgcgcggccccgcccccagGCCGCCCTCCGATTGGCCAcgaggcggcggcggctcccggcgctcggcaggggcggggccggcgcgcgGCCGGGGGTAGGGCCCCGGGAGCGGCGcctgcgcggggcggggcccggcgcgCGCGGGTACTTAAGGCGCGGCGGCGGCCCGGGAGCGGCAGTTCgggagcgggcggcggcgggcgcgggccAGGGTAGTGGGGAgggagcggcggcagcgggggcgCGGCGGGAGCGTGCGGTGcgcgcggggggggcgggccCGGCGGCGTTAACCACCCCCTACCCCGCCGGGCCATGGCCGGGGCGGCctgagcggggccgggcccctATGAGGCGCCGGTAGCGCCCCGTTCAGCCCGGAGCGAGCGCAGCCGAGCACAAGCCGCGATGGCCGACGCGGCGCCCGCTGAGGAAGCGGGGCCGGAGCCCCAGTGCGAACCGGAGCCTCGCTCCGAGGCTCAGCCGGAGCCGCCGGCGCAGCCCGAGCCCGAGGCGCAGCCCGCGGAGGCGCCGGCGGAGGACGGCGATGCGGGGCGGCTGCCGCCCCCcggggcggaggcggcggcgggcggcgccgaggggcggccggcggcggctgcgggcgGAGCGGCGCGTCCCGGCCTCGGCCCGCGGTACCGGGCCGTGGGGCGCGCCGAGGAGTGGCCCGGCAAGAAGAAGCACCGTCGGCGGCCGTCGAAGAAGAAGCGGCGCTGGAAGCCGTACTCgaagctgagctgggaggagaagcagcagttcGACGAGCGGCAGAGCCTCCGCGCCTCCCGGCTGCGGGCAGAGATGTTCGCCAAGGGGCAGCCCGTGGCCCCCTACAACACCACGCAGTTCCTCATGGAGGACCACGACCAGGAGGAGCCTGACCTGAAGACCGGGCTGTACCCGCGGCGAGCGGCCGCCAAGTCGGACGACACGAGCGAGGAGGATTTCCTGGAGGAGGCGGCGGACGAGGATGGGGGCAGCGACGGGATGGGGGGAGACGGCAGCGAGTTTCTGCAGAGGGACTTCTCGGAGACGTACGAGCGGTACCATGTGGAGAGTCTGCAGAACATGAGCAagcaggagctggtgaaggAGTACCTGGAGCTGGAGAAGTGCCTGTCGCGCATGGAGGAGGAGAACAACCGGCTGAGGATGGAGAGCAAAAAAGCCGGAGGGGAGGCGGCGGACCCGGCGCGGGTGCAGGCGCTGGAGCGGGAGGTGGACAGGCTGCGAGCCGAGAACCTGCGGCTGCTgcgggagcaggagctgccccgGCAGGAGAAGGGCCCCTGCAAGCCGGGGGAGTGACACTGGGCacggggggcgcgggggggttTTTACAGTCCCGGGTGGAACACACACGGTCCTTGTACAGAGTCGCCGCGGACCCTTTTTATGGGGCTGAAGCGCTGGGGGGGGGAGGCGAGGGCTCCCCCTTTTTTAGGTGGCTGTGACGGGGCGAGGGGGGGGTTGATGTATTGGTGATATCTGGTTTatgggtttattttatttttttttttttgtgtctaaatcaaaaaaaaaggaaaaaaaattccccaggAAAGCTGTAAATTGGCCAAAACTGACTATAAAAAAATATAGAGGTCtaataaatttaattacttGTAACTGTAATGGTTTCAGTGTGATTTCTAGAAAATAATCAAGATGGCATTCCAGCAGGGAATACATcctgaattattttcattatgttaTAATTGTTGTTTGATTAAAATTAGTTGTAATTCCCCACTTAACacttttttgttattatttcccccccccctttattttcaatttgaaTGCTGTTGAAATAGTTAAAAATACTTGGAAAGGGGGTGAAACGGTGTGATGGACACTCACTGAGGTAACTCAGGAGTAACCTGAGGTCTGTCTGTTTGCCTAAAGGTTCACTTAAACTTGACTCTGTGTCCTCCCAGGTCTGTAGGAATCCAGGTCATCAACTGAAATCTGGGCAAAAATTgccttaaaaaatataaatctacTTAAAGCTACAAGTGAGGGAAAAGTCTTAAAGTGTTGGAGCAGCCCAAGGAAAAGTTTTGGTAGTCAGCACTTGGCCCCTGAAATGGCTgacagggagaggggaaggcgATGGCTCAACCTCCCTCCTGCACCtgagggggggaggaggagggaaaagcaggaaaagctccAAGTAGTGaagtttttttgggggggagaaaCAGGTAAATTAAGGGGTAAAAAGGTGGAGATGAAGGCCAAGGGGACTTTGAATTGGAGTGAGGTAATGGAAGCTGTacctggagaggcaggagctgggattggCCTGGGCAGGAATCCTGCCCGCAGGAATGAGGGGGGGGAAGGGCTTTTACACAAAAATTGAGGGCAGGGgggtgtccccagcacaggtGGGTTGGTACAAAGTCGAGGGTTAAAGCGGCAGCGCTGAGGGGCTGGAAGGGTCAGGCAGATTTTTAACCCCAGCCTGGCCAAACCTCCctaaagcaggagaaaaacagGCTTTTATAGAAAAATAAGGGAATTTAGTGTGAGGGGTGGAGGGGACAGGTGGGTTGGTACAAAGTCGGGGGTCAAAGGGGCAGCGCTGAGGCACCGGAAGGGTCCCAGCAGGTTTAAGCTACAGTGGGGGAAAACCAGCGTTTGTGGAGGCACGGAGGGGTTAAGGAGGGGACAGGAGTGTCCCCAGCGCAGGTGGGTCGGTACCAACTTCGGGGCAGCCGAGGGAGCCGCGGGGGAGGGGGCCCGGGTTTAACCCTCCCCTCTCTGGGGCACCGGCGGGGGAAGGAAACGGGCTCGGGAGCCACCGGCCCCTTCCCTATGCCATGACATCACCGCAGCGCGGGGGATGATCCACCGGGATCCCGCGGGATGGGAGAGGGGCCGAGCgctgtcccctcctcctccagcccaggcGTTTCTGTCCCTGCCGAGCGATTCCCTCTCCGGGATTCCCGTTTTCTCTTCGTGTCCGATGGCACCGGGCTGGGTCCCACAGGGGCCTGGCTCcgtgaaatgcagctcctggtcCATGGGAACACCTTGATCCAAGGGTTTGCCTTCATCCACTTACACCAAACCTGCTGTGTGTCCAACACCCCCAAATCAATATTTTCTCTGccaatgctttaaaaaatagaccttaaaaaaacccaaaaaaggaCTATAATGATCACCTCTCCAACCTGCCCTGGCTCCACTGACTTTTCCTGCTTTATTCTGCCGTTTTAATGAACTAGGTTATCCCAACCCCAAGGGCTCATTCCAGTTCCCgtgtccaacccccctgctgaCAGGGACCAACAGCATTTGGGGACCTTTGGAACCTCCAAAGGGTCAGTAATGGACAGGGAGCCCATCCCTGAGTTTCTCCCTGGCCAAGAGGAGAGCTCCCCATCCCAAGCCTTCCCAGGAGCTCCAGAGACGGGCtcagagccaggctggagctgacTGGAGCCCAatggcagcaggactgggaccaaAAGTCtggaattatggaatggtttggggttggttttggttgctgtgagggtggggaggccctggcacaggttgcccagagaagctgtggctgcccctggatccctggaagtgtccaaggccaggttggacggggcttggagcaacctgggctggtggaaggtgtccctgcccatggagctGAAcaggctttaaggtcccttccaagcccaACCATTCCAGGACTCCATGGGCAGGAACCCCCTCACCATCACTCCATGGATGTGGGAGGGCAACACCAATGCTGGATTTGGAGCATCAGCCTTGGAAAAACAGGGCACTGGGAGACCCTCTGGCAAAGGGctttcccagcccctgccctcccagggggTTGGTTTgctgaggaaaacaaatttctggaatttctgagctgaaattctgtcctggggagaggcagaaaacacagcaccaACTCAAAACTGGGGCTACCCCACATCCCACCTGCAGGAACAGCCATTCCTCTTGGATAGACCAgtgcagggacagagcagaTCCCTGAAAACACTGGAAATAAAAGGAGGAATCAGCCTGTTAATGCTGCAGTGGGGTGAGGGGAGCCCCGAATCCTGTCCcatgtcccagcagcagctctcagaGCTGTCCCATCTCCCAGTCCAGGCCTGAGCCCATTAAACTTGGCTGCTCCCTGATTCCCCCCTGGGTTATAACCCGGGACACAGCACTggcagcccctccatgtcctgccAGACTTTACCTGCACCTCCCTTCACTGGCTTTTCCTTCCAGGACACTctcatggagctgctgggaatATCCTGGTGCCTCTGGGTTGTGAGATGTGCAGAATCTTGGTAAAAAATTAGGATAATCTGCAGCTGGTGTGTCTACCACTGAAAACCTGCAGCTCTTGGTGCATCTGGAACACACCAAACCCTGGCTGGGAGCTCCAGCCCCTCGGGATtgttctcctcctgctcctcccaccCCACAAACCCTGAAGCATCAGGGCAGGTTTGGAAAATCAAATCAGTTTGGCAAAATCAACTTGAAATGGGATTTTCagctgtcatgggcaaaacacaATAAAGGTCCCAGTTCTGGAAATGCAGCTGGGATACAAAAATATCATGGAATCAcggaatagtttgggttggaaggacttTAAGGCCCATCCAGGGCCgacccctgccatgggtagggacaccttccaccagcccaggttgctccaagccccatccagcctggccttggacacttccagggatggagcagccacaacTCTCCATGTGAAGCTTTGGAGTTCAGGACCTGCTCAAGCAACATGGGGGCAAACACTGTCAGCAGAGTCATAACAgaaatctaatttaaaaaaccccaccccaccaAGTGCATAAATGTAAAATAACCCAGGTTTGACCTGGCAGAGCCACCTCTGACAGCACAACTCACACTCGAGAGAGAAGCCTCCCAAATCTCCCCGTTTTACACCTAAACCCAGCCCCACAAACACAGGAATGGCCTTTGCCGAGGGAAAAACAGGGCCGGGAGCTGAAGTTCCACCGAGGAGCCGTGGGGACGCTGCTGAGAGCTCAAACAGCACTGAGCGTTTccaaaaaaaataccttttttttttttttttttttttttcccctttttaaaaagcctttttttttttttttgactttgcacaggggaaaaaaaaaaaaaatccccggaggtgcttccccagccccaggagcgGCATCAGCCCCTCCGGCCGCGGGGTCTGTCGCTCTGTCCCCAACCAAGGAGCTCCCCGAGCCCTGGAAACAGCGAAACGCTTTTGTTTTGAGGCTCTCGGCACCCCGGGGGAGGCCATGTTA from Pseudopipra pipra isolate bDixPip1 chromosome 26, bDixPip1.hap1, whole genome shotgun sequence harbors:
- the HEXIM1 gene encoding protein HEXIM1 yields the protein MADAAPAEEAGPEPQCEPEPRSEAQPEPPAQPEPEAQPAEAPAEDGDAGRLPPPGAEAAAGGAEGRPAAAAGGAARPGLGPRYRAVGRAEEWPGKKKHRRRPSKKKRRWKPYSKLSWEEKQQFDERQSLRASRLRAEMFAKGQPVAPYNTTQFLMEDHDQEEPDLKTGLYPRRAAAKSDDTSEEDFLEEAADEDGGSDGMGGDGSEFLQRDFSETYERYHVESLQNMSKQELVKEYLELEKCLSRMEEENNRLRMESKKAGGEAADPARVQALEREVDRLRAENLRLLREQELPRQEKGPCKPGE